A single Dechloromonas denitrificans DNA region contains:
- a CDS encoding MBL fold metallo-hydrolase, whose translation MRNLPRNTPRLARLFVAGLFLLCTGLALAEAPQAKTQVPGYYRMFLGNFEITALYDGAIKLDTKLLKNTNDKEVQKLLARLFVKGPAVQTAVNAYLINTGSQLVLVDAGAAKAFGPALGNIVDNLKAAGYRPEQVDTVLVTHLHGDHVNGLVDAQGKAVFSNAEIWSAKADNDFWLNAEIAAKAPQDAQPFFKMARDAATPYLQAGKWKTYAADQEILPGISSFAANGHTPGHSAYLVGSGEEKLLIWGDIVHNHAVQFARPQVAIEFDVDRKAAVATRQKIFAKAASEKILIGGMHLPFPGIGHVRKEAKGYSWVPAEFAPTGE comes from the coding sequence ATGCGAAACCTGCCCCGTAACACCCCCCGTCTGGCCCGGCTGTTCGTCGCCGGCCTGTTTCTGCTCTGTACCGGCCTGGCTTTGGCCGAAGCCCCGCAGGCCAAAACCCAGGTTCCCGGCTATTACCGGATGTTCCTCGGCAATTTCGAGATCACCGCGCTCTACGACGGCGCCATCAAGCTCGATACCAAGCTGCTCAAGAACACCAACGACAAGGAAGTGCAGAAACTGCTCGCCCGCCTGTTCGTCAAAGGCCCGGCCGTGCAGACCGCGGTCAATGCCTACCTGATCAATACCGGCAGCCAGCTGGTGCTGGTCGATGCCGGCGCCGCCAAAGCCTTCGGCCCGGCCCTCGGCAACATCGTCGACAACCTGAAGGCAGCCGGCTACAGGCCCGAACAGGTCGACACCGTGCTCGTCACCCACCTCCATGGCGACCACGTCAACGGCCTGGTCGATGCCCAAGGCAAGGCCGTTTTCAGCAATGCCGAAATTTGGTCGGCCAAGGCCGACAACGACTTCTGGCTAAACGCGGAAATCGCCGCCAAGGCACCGCAGGATGCCCAGCCTTTCTTCAAGATGGCGCGCGACGCCGCCACCCCCTATCTCCAGGCCGGCAAGTGGAAAACCTACGCGGCTGATCAGGAAATCCTGCCCGGCATCAGCAGCTTTGCCGCTAACGGCCATACTCCCGGCCACAGCGCCTACCTGGTCGGCAGCGGCGAGGAAAAACTGCTGATCTGGGGCGACATCGTCCATAACCATGCCGTCCAGTTCGCCCGCCCGCAAGTCGCCATCGAATTCGACGTCGATCGCAAGGCGGCCGTCGCGACGCGCCAGAAAATCTTCGCCAAGGCCGCCAGCGAAAAGATCCTGATCGGCGGCATGCACCTGCCCTTCCCCGGTATCGGCCACGTCCGCAAGGAAGCCAAGGGTTACAGCTGGGTACCGGCGGAATTTGCGCCGACCGGGGAATAA
- the yaaA gene encoding peroxide stress protein YaaA: MLIFLSPAKSLDYKTPPHLATHTQPAYLKHSETLIRQLRKLSPADIANLMDLSDPLALLNFNRYAEWSLPFSPENAKQAVLAFDGDVYDGLAAKTLSADDLAFAQQRVRILSGLYGILKPLDLMQPYRLEMGTRFANKDGKDLYAFWGERLLMAINDELAGMPRPVVVNLASEEYFKAAVGRKINGETIQPVFEDWKNGRYKIISFYAKRARGLMTRYAVVNRLSEPEGLKDFDYDGYAYAPEASDATRWVYRRRQA; this comes from the coding sequence ATGCTGATCTTCCTTTCTCCCGCCAAATCGCTCGACTACAAGACGCCGCCGCACCTGGCCACGCATACCCAGCCGGCCTACCTGAAGCATTCGGAAACGCTGATCCGGCAACTGCGCAAGTTGTCGCCGGCCGATATCGCCAATCTGATGGATTTGTCCGACCCGTTGGCGCTGCTCAATTTCAACCGTTACGCCGAGTGGTCGCTGCCTTTCTCGCCGGAAAACGCCAAGCAGGCCGTGCTCGCCTTCGACGGCGATGTCTATGACGGCCTGGCGGCGAAGACCCTGAGCGCCGACGATCTGGCCTTCGCCCAGCAACGGGTGCGCATCCTGTCCGGCCTCTACGGCATCCTCAAGCCGCTCGACCTGATGCAGCCCTACCGGCTGGAAATGGGCACCCGTTTTGCCAACAAGGACGGCAAGGATCTCTACGCCTTCTGGGGCGAGCGCCTGCTCATGGCGATCAACGACGAACTAGCCGGGATGCCGCGGCCGGTCGTGGTGAACCTCGCTTCCGAGGAATATTTCAAGGCGGCGGTCGGTCGCAAGATCAACGGCGAAACGATCCAGCCGGTATTCGAGGACTGGAAGAACGGGCGCTACAAGATCATCAGCTTCTACGCCAAGCGGGCCCGCGGCCTGATGACGCGCTACGCCGTGGTCAATCGGCTGAGCGAGCCGGAGGGTCTGAAGGATTTCGACTACGACGGCTACGCCTACGCCCCGGAAGCCTCCGATGCGACGCGCTGGGTCTATCGCCGGCGTCAGGCGTGA
- the acnB gene encoding bifunctional aconitate hydratase 2/2-methylisocitrate dehydratase → MLEAYRAHVAERAALGIPPLPLSKQQTSELVALLKNPPKGEEAALVELITYRVPAGVDDAAKVKAEFLAKVAKGEEACALISKAKATELLGTMLGGFNVKPLIDLLGDAGVGAIAAEGLKKTLLVFDFFHDVAELAKAGNANAKGVIQSWADGEWFTSRPEVLASQKLTVFKVTGETNTDDLSPAPDAWSRPDIPLHALAMLKNPRSGIEADEPGARGPVKQLAALQAKGNLIAYVGDVVGTGSSRKSATNSVLWFTGEDIPFVPNKRFGGFCLGSKIAPIFFNTMEDAGALPIEIDVNQMDMGDEIELKVDQATAKVTALKNGTVIAESQLKTAVILDEVRAGGRIPLIIGRGLTTKAREFLGLPQSTLFRLPQNPADNGKGYSLAQKMVGKACGVTGIRPGTYCEPKMTTVGSQDTTGPMTRDELKDLACLGFSADLVMQSFCHTAAYPKLVDVRMHRELPSFISTRGGVSLRPGDGVIHSWLNRLLLPDTVGTGGDSHTRFPIGISFPAGSGLVAFAAATGVMPLDMPESVLVRFKGKLQDGITLRDLVNAIPLYAIKAGLLTVEKKGKKNVFSGRILEIEGLPDLKVEQAFELSDAAAERSAAACSVRLNKEPMVEYMRSNITLMKWMIAEGYEDARTLKRRINAMEDWIANGTLLQPDADAEYAAVIEIDLAEVTEPILACPNDPDDVKVLSEVAGAKIDEVFIGSCMTNIGHFRAAAKVLEGKSDIPTRLWIAPPTKMDALILTEEGYYGVLGKSGARMEMPGCSLCMGNQAQIRKGSTAISTSTRNFPNRLGIDTQVYLGSAELAAMCALAGRIVTVAEYMEQIKLVNAKAADVYRYMNFDKIPSFVEVAETVEM, encoded by the coding sequence GTGCTTGAAGCCTACCGCGCCCATGTCGCCGAACGTGCAGCCCTCGGTATCCCGCCGCTGCCGTTGTCCAAGCAACAGACCAGTGAGCTGGTCGCCTTGCTGAAGAACCCGCCGAAGGGCGAAGAAGCCGCCCTGGTCGAGCTGATCACCTACCGTGTTCCGGCCGGTGTGGATGACGCCGCCAAGGTCAAGGCCGAGTTCCTGGCCAAGGTCGCCAAGGGCGAAGAAGCCTGTGCCCTGATTTCCAAGGCCAAGGCCACCGAACTGCTCGGCACCATGCTCGGCGGTTTCAACGTCAAGCCGCTGATCGACCTGCTGGGCGATGCCGGCGTTGGCGCCATTGCCGCCGAAGGCCTGAAGAAGACCCTGCTGGTCTTCGACTTCTTCCACGATGTCGCCGAACTGGCCAAGGCCGGCAATGCCAACGCCAAGGGCGTCATCCAGTCGTGGGCCGACGGCGAGTGGTTCACCTCGCGTCCGGAAGTCCTCGCTTCGCAGAAGCTGACCGTTTTCAAGGTCACCGGCGAAACCAATACCGACGACCTGTCGCCGGCTCCCGATGCCTGGTCGCGTCCGGACATTCCGCTGCACGCGCTGGCCATGCTGAAGAACCCGCGTTCGGGTATCGAAGCCGACGAGCCGGGTGCCCGCGGTCCGGTCAAGCAACTCGCTGCGCTCCAAGCCAAGGGCAACCTGATCGCCTACGTCGGCGACGTGGTCGGTACCGGTTCTTCGCGCAAGTCCGCCACCAACTCGGTGCTGTGGTTTACCGGTGAAGACATTCCTTTCGTCCCGAACAAGCGTTTCGGCGGCTTCTGCCTCGGCTCCAAGATCGCCCCGATCTTCTTCAACACGATGGAAGATGCCGGCGCACTGCCGATCGAAATCGACGTCAACCAGATGGACATGGGCGACGAGATCGAACTGAAGGTCGATCAAGCCACCGCCAAGGTCACCGCGCTGAAGAACGGCACCGTGATCGCCGAATCGCAGCTGAAGACCGCCGTGATTCTCGACGAAGTCCGCGCCGGCGGCCGCATTCCGCTGATCATCGGGCGTGGCCTGACGACCAAGGCGCGCGAATTCCTCGGCCTGCCGCAAAGCACGCTGTTCCGCCTGCCGCAGAACCCGGCCGACAACGGCAAGGGCTACTCGCTGGCCCAGAAGATGGTCGGCAAGGCCTGCGGCGTCACCGGCATCCGTCCGGGCACCTACTGCGAGCCGAAGATGACCACCGTCGGTTCGCAAGACACCACCGGCCCGATGACCCGCGACGAGCTGAAGGATCTGGCCTGCCTCGGCTTCTCCGCCGATCTGGTGATGCAGTCCTTCTGCCACACCGCCGCCTATCCGAAGCTGGTCGATGTCCGCATGCACCGCGAACTGCCGTCCTTCATCAGCACCCGCGGCGGCGTTTCGCTGCGTCCGGGCGACGGCGTCATCCACTCCTGGCTGAACCGTCTGCTGCTGCCGGATACCGTCGGCACCGGCGGTGACTCGCACACCCGTTTCCCGATCGGCATCTCCTTCCCGGCCGGTTCCGGCCTGGTTGCTTTTGCCGCCGCCACCGGCGTCATGCCGCTGGACATGCCGGAATCCGTGCTGGTCCGCTTCAAGGGCAAGCTGCAGGATGGCATCACGCTGCGCGACCTGGTTAACGCCATTCCGCTGTACGCCATCAAGGCTGGCCTGCTGACCGTCGAGAAGAAGGGCAAGAAGAACGTCTTCTCCGGCCGTATCCTGGAAATCGAAGGCCTGCCGGATCTCAAGGTCGAACAAGCCTTCGAACTCTCCGACGCCGCCGCCGAGCGTTCGGCCGCTGCCTGTTCGGTGCGCCTGAACAAGGAGCCGATGGTCGAGTACATGCGGTCGAACATCACGCTGATGAAGTGGATGATCGCCGAAGGCTACGAAGATGCCCGCACCCTGAAGCGCCGCATCAACGCCATGGAAGACTGGATCGCCAACGGTACGCTGCTGCAGCCGGATGCCGACGCCGAATACGCCGCCGTGATCGAAATCGATCTGGCCGAAGTCACCGAGCCGATCCTGGCCTGCCCGAACGATCCGGACGACGTCAAGGTTCTGTCCGAAGTCGCCGGCGCCAAGATCGACGAAGTCTTCATCGGCTCCTGCATGACCAACATCGGCCACTTCCGTGCCGCCGCCAAGGTTCTCGAAGGCAAGTCCGACATCCCGACCCGTCTGTGGATCGCTCCGCCGACCAAGATGGATGCTCTGATCCTGACCGAAGAAGGCTACTACGGCGTCCTCGGCAAGTCCGGCGCGCGCATGGAAATGCCGGGCTGCTCGCTGTGCATGGGCAACCAGGCACAGATCCGCAAGGGTTCGACGGCAATCTCCACCTCGACTCGCAACTTCCCGAACCGCCTCGGTATCGACACCCAGGTGTACCTCGGTTCCGCCGAACTGGCCGCCATGTGCGCTCTGGCCGGCCGCATCGTGACGGTTGCCGAGTACATGGAGCAGATCAAGCTGGTCAATGCCAAGGCGGCCGATGTGTACCGCTACATGAACTTCGACAAGATTCCGTCCTTCGTCGAAGTGGCTGAAACGGTCGAGATGTGA
- a CDS encoding FKBP-type peptidyl-prolyl cis-trans isomerase — protein sequence MGLLKNIVLGGLVVLATTGVQAGAPEKTASGLIYESLKDGNGEKATPEATVQVNYRGTLANGIEFDSSYKRGQPASFPLNRVIPCWTEGVAKMREGGKAKLTCPPSIAYGSRGAGAAVPPDATLTFEVELLKVMR from the coding sequence ATGGGACTGTTGAAGAACATTGTACTGGGCGGCCTGGTCGTCCTGGCGACGACCGGTGTGCAGGCCGGTGCGCCGGAAAAAACCGCGTCGGGTCTGATCTACGAATCGCTGAAGGACGGCAACGGTGAAAAGGCCACGCCGGAAGCCACCGTGCAGGTCAATTATCGTGGCACGCTGGCCAATGGCATCGAGTTCGACAGTTCCTACAAGCGCGGCCAGCCGGCCTCCTTTCCGCTGAATCGCGTCATCCCGTGCTGGACCGAAGGCGTCGCCAAGATGCGCGAGGGCGGCAAGGCCAAGCTGACCTGCCCGCCGAGCATTGCTTATGGCTCGCGCGGCGCCGGTGCGGCCGTGCCGCCCGATGCGACACTGACCTTTGAAGTGGAACTGCTCAAGGTCATGCGCTGA
- a CDS encoding putative toxin-antitoxin system toxin component, PIN family codes for MLRLVLDTNVVLDLFHWANIDAVPIMAALEDGRIECFADERTLDELQRVLTYPQLKMTPVMITERYARYSALVRLVPAGEAPPLPRCKDRDDQKFLELAARCEANILVSKDKELLRLRGRTTLAFQILKPAAASALLPDPHAT; via the coding sequence ATGCTGCGCCTGGTTCTCGACACCAACGTCGTCCTCGATCTCTTCCATTGGGCCAATATCGACGCCGTGCCGATCATGGCCGCGCTCGAAGACGGCCGTATCGAATGTTTCGCCGACGAGCGGACGCTCGACGAATTGCAGCGGGTGCTGACCTACCCGCAACTGAAAATGACGCCGGTCATGATCACTGAACGCTATGCCCGCTATAGCGCCCTGGTCCGGCTCGTACCGGCCGGCGAAGCGCCGCCGCTGCCGCGCTGCAAGGACCGCGACGACCAGAAATTCCTCGAACTCGCCGCCCGTTGCGAGGCGAACATCCTGGTCAGCAAGGACAAGGAACTGTTACGGCTGCGCGGCCGCACCACGCTGGCGTTCCAGATTCTGAAGCCGGCCGCGGCGTCGGCGCTGCTGCCGGACCCGCATGCCACCTGA
- a CDS encoding DUF2863 family protein, translated as MKRTRFGSRDRLSRDAAELQRMAIGLSESGGKLEDSYWEELLAETVDSLLKNGAEDDINTALDRLFEANPRAHDELADMVESRAETSRLEAHGQEFDIQLFAAPVLAWSRFSIPACALPKSTVEALTVQLGAHVFGADTRVALADYLFSPDQLPRSFCDTWQMTQALGLATLAGQHLAVDAAGMAETNRFLSDVRYLVGGIAVPRGKPLFRWNEKDGNKEAALKEWIKQGSPNLEPLLTGCAWQPLLPDAYHAGCRNADRLSRPYSLKASVAFLQTTLGLMPADMRAVVGPCYDRRMEEYRVGLGPKNKDDTYHGIVWPLLGAEDEATDAAGEIEAVLRECGVKDVVFLDHHFPMEFCEDCGAPLYPNAEAELVHAEMPEQAATDSQVLH; from the coding sequence ATGAAACGAACCCGCTTCGGCTCGCGTGACCGCCTCTCACGCGATGCGGCAGAATTGCAACGCATGGCCATCGGGCTTTCGGAATCCGGCGGCAAGCTGGAAGACAGTTACTGGGAAGAGCTGCTCGCCGAAACGGTCGACAGCCTGCTGAAAAATGGCGCCGAGGATGACATCAATACCGCCCTCGACCGCCTGTTCGAAGCCAACCCGCGCGCCCACGACGAACTCGCCGACATGGTCGAGTCGCGCGCCGAAACCAGCCGCCTGGAAGCGCACGGTCAGGAATTCGACATCCAGTTGTTCGCCGCGCCGGTCCTCGCCTGGTCGCGCTTCTCGATTCCCGCCTGCGCCCTGCCCAAGAGCACCGTCGAAGCCTTGACCGTGCAACTCGGCGCCCACGTTTTCGGGGCCGACACCCGCGTCGCGCTGGCCGATTACCTGTTCAGCCCCGACCAACTGCCGCGCAGCTTTTGCGACACCTGGCAAATGACCCAGGCGCTCGGCCTGGCCACGCTCGCCGGCCAGCATCTGGCGGTCGACGCCGCCGGCATGGCCGAAACCAACCGCTTTCTCTCCGACGTTCGTTACCTCGTCGGCGGCATCGCCGTGCCGCGCGGCAAACCGCTGTTCCGCTGGAACGAGAAGGATGGCAACAAGGAAGCCGCGCTCAAGGAATGGATCAAGCAGGGCAGCCCGAATCTCGAACCGCTGCTCACCGGCTGCGCCTGGCAGCCGCTGCTGCCGGATGCCTACCATGCCGGCTGCCGCAATGCCGACCGCCTGTCCCGCCCGTATTCGCTGAAAGCTTCGGTCGCCTTCCTGCAGACCACGCTCGGCTTGATGCCGGCCGATATGCGTGCCGTCGTCGGCCCCTGCTACGACCGCCGGATGGAGGAATACCGCGTCGGCCTCGGTCCGAAAAACAAGGACGACACCTACCACGGCATCGTCTGGCCGCTGCTCGGCGCCGAAGACGAAGCGACCGATGCGGCCGGCGAAATCGAAGCCGTGCTGCGCGAATGCGGCGTCAAGGACGTCGTCTTCCTCGACCATCATTTCCCGATGGAATTCTGCGAGGACTGCGGCGCCCCGCTCTACCCCAACGCCGAGGCCGAACTGGTGCACGCCGAAATGCCCGAGCAGGCGGCGACCGACTCGCAAGTCCTGCACTGA
- the trmB gene encoding tRNA (guanine(46)-N(7))-methyltransferase TrmB, translating to MSGNSRFISSAQDGPHRDLEAQVRRHLAHPFRKPVADYNREACRAALAAYRQWQPEAPLILDAGCGVGWSTQRIAETFPDHFVFGVDQSVDRLSRGKPLPMPANALLIRADLVDFWRLLAEHGIRLARHYNLYPNPWPKIGHLARRWHGHAVFPVWRELGGELECRSNWRIYIEEMAVALSLLSGQPVAAEPWQTADPMTPFEKKYLASGHALWRCRVDLR from the coding sequence ATGAGCGGCAACTCGCGTTTCATTTCCAGCGCCCAGGACGGGCCGCATCGCGACCTGGAAGCGCAGGTGCGCCGGCATCTGGCGCATCCGTTCCGGAAACCGGTTGCCGATTACAACCGCGAGGCCTGCCGCGCCGCGCTGGCGGCGTACCGGCAATGGCAACCCGAGGCGCCGCTGATACTCGATGCCGGTTGCGGCGTTGGCTGGAGCACCCAGCGCATTGCCGAAACGTTTCCCGATCACTTCGTTTTTGGCGTCGATCAGTCGGTCGACCGCCTCAGTCGCGGCAAACCGCTGCCGATGCCGGCCAACGCCCTGCTGATCCGCGCCGATCTGGTCGATTTCTGGCGTCTGCTGGCCGAACACGGCATCCGGCTGGCCCGCCACTACAACCTCTATCCGAATCCATGGCCGAAGATCGGCCATCTGGCGCGGCGCTGGCACGGCCACGCGGTCTTTCCGGTATGGCGCGAGCTGGGCGGCGAACTGGAGTGCCGCAGCAACTGGCGCATCTATATCGAGGAAATGGCTGTGGCGTTGAGTCTGCTCAGCGGCCAGCCGGTCGCTGCCGAGCCGTGGCAGACGGCTGACCCGATGACGCCGTTCGAGAAGAAGTATCTGGCGTCCGGCCACGCGCTGTGGCGCTGTCGGGTCGATCTGCGATGA
- a CDS encoding VOC family protein — MNPVQAIPPGMMTITPHLVCHGAIDAIAFYTKAFGAVEMGRLAGPDGRLMHALLSIGDSMLMLVDDYPEYGSLDPLALKGSPVTIHLYVADVDAAVARAVAAGARITMPVADMFWGDRYGRLEDPFGHQWSVATHIRDVAPAEMATAMAAACP; from the coding sequence ATGAATCCGGTTCAAGCCATTCCACCCGGCATGATGACAATCACGCCGCATCTGGTCTGCCACGGCGCCATCGACGCCATTGCCTTTTATACCAAAGCCTTCGGCGCCGTCGAAATGGGCCGCCTGGCCGGCCCCGACGGCCGACTGATGCACGCCCTGCTGAGCATCGGTGATTCGATGCTGATGCTGGTCGACGACTACCCCGAGTACGGCTCGCTCGACCCGCTGGCCCTCAAAGGCTCGCCGGTGACCATCCATCTCTATGTCGCCGATGTCGATGCGGCGGTGGCCCGCGCCGTCGCCGCCGGGGCGCGGATCACCATGCCGGTCGCCGACATGTTCTGGGGCGACCGCTACGGCCGGCTGGAAGATCCCTTCGGCCATCAATGGTCGGTCGCCACCCATATTCGCGACGTCGCCCCGGCCGAAATGGCGACGGCAATGGCCGCGGCTTGCCCGTAA
- a CDS encoding tRNA dihydrouridine synthase, whose product MPRILLAPMEGLADDLLRGVLTSIGGYDWGICEFVRVSNTILPTKTYERICPELLNAGRTASGTPMRVQLLGSDPYFMAENARRLVALNPAGVDLNFGCPAPTVNRHRGGAALLGEPELLHAITSAVRAEVPAHIPFTAKMRLGIEDTSRAVDCAQALAAAGIVELIVHGRTKVDGYRPPARWAWIDKVRASVDIPIIANGEVWTVEDFARCQQETGCADIMLGRGAVADPLLARRVRGEAVGGWEEILPGVADYWRGIRVKVVPVHAGGRLKQWLAMLRRNYPEAELLYQRLRPIKAAQDIEAALVAEGILGELPLAA is encoded by the coding sequence ATGCCCCGCATTCTTCTCGCCCCGATGGAAGGTCTCGCCGACGATCTGCTGCGCGGCGTGCTGACCTCGATTGGCGGCTACGACTGGGGAATCTGCGAGTTTGTCCGGGTTTCCAATACCATTCTGCCAACCAAGACTTACGAGCGGATCTGCCCAGAGCTGCTCAACGCCGGCCGGACGGCCAGCGGCACGCCGATGCGCGTCCAACTGCTCGGTTCCGATCCGTATTTCATGGCCGAGAACGCCCGCCGACTGGTCGCCCTGAATCCGGCCGGCGTCGATCTCAACTTCGGCTGCCCGGCGCCGACGGTCAACCGCCATCGCGGCGGCGCCGCGCTGCTCGGCGAGCCGGAGCTGTTGCATGCGATCACCAGCGCGGTCCGCGCCGAGGTGCCGGCGCATATTCCCTTCACCGCCAAGATGCGCCTCGGTATCGAAGACACCAGCCGGGCGGTCGACTGCGCCCAGGCCCTGGCGGCGGCCGGCATTGTCGAACTGATCGTGCATGGCCGGACCAAGGTGGACGGTTACCGGCCGCCGGCGCGCTGGGCGTGGATCGACAAGGTGCGGGCGTCGGTCGATATTCCGATCATCGCCAACGGCGAAGTGTGGACCGTTGAAGACTTTGCGCGCTGCCAGCAGGAAACCGGCTGTGCCGACATCATGCTCGGCCGGGGCGCCGTGGCCGACCCGCTGCTCGCCCGCCGGGTGCGCGGCGAAGCAGTCGGCGGCTGGGAAGAAATCCTGCCCGGCGTCGCCGACTACTGGCGCGGCATCCGGGTCAAGGTCGTGCCGGTGCATGCCGGTGGCCGGCTCAAGCAATGGCTGGCGATGCTGCGCCGCAATTACCCGGAAGCCGAGCTGCTCTATCAGCGCCTGCGGCCGATCAAGGCAGCGCAGGATATCGAAGCGGCGCTGGTCGCCGAGGGCATTCTCGGCGAACTGCCGTTGGCCGCATGA
- a CDS encoding YkgJ family cysteine cluster protein: MSVCQSCGACCATFRVDFHPVELAGGAFAWGAGVPLEMTVPVTANIVRMAGTDAAAPRCVALAGEIGQQVSCTIYDSRPSPCREFDTEHAACNRARQRCGLAPL; this comes from the coding sequence ATGAGCGTCTGCCAGAGCTGCGGCGCTTGCTGCGCAACCTTTCGCGTCGATTTTCATCCGGTTGAACTGGCTGGCGGCGCCTTTGCCTGGGGGGCGGGCGTCCCGCTCGAAATGACCGTGCCGGTCACCGCCAACATTGTCCGCATGGCCGGCACCGATGCCGCCGCACCGCGCTGCGTCGCGCTGGCCGGCGAAATCGGCCAGCAGGTGAGCTGCACCATCTACGACAGCCGCCCGTCACCGTGCCGGGAATTCGATACCGAGCACGCCGCCTGCAATCGGGCACGCCAGCGCTGCGGTCTGGCCCCCTTGTAG
- a CDS encoding TIGR01212 family radical SAM protein (This family includes YhcC from E. coli K-12, an uncharacterized radical SAM protein.), with amino-acid sequence MPPESRLSPFGERRYNAWNDYVKARHGGRVQKVSVEAGFTCPNRDGLLGTGGCTFCNNAGFTPGYLDRRQSIGAQIDNGLDFLRRRYPRTRHHIAYFQSYTNTYGEFDRLRACYDEALAHPEISGLAIGTRPDCLPDQVLDYLAELAREHIIELEIGVESCNDIALHRVNRGHDFAASADAIRRAAARGLEVSAHLILGLPGESTASMLDGARQLSALPLRGLKLHQLELVRGTALAREWQADPATVQLLGEDEYISLLADFLERLSPDLLLQRLGSEVPPKLKLAPHWNLRLYELAPRVSAELARRDTWQGCRYRPASPHA; translated from the coding sequence ATGCCACCTGAATCCCGCCTGTCGCCCTTCGGCGAACGCCGCTACAACGCCTGGAACGACTACGTCAAAGCGCGCCATGGCGGGCGGGTCCAGAAGGTTTCGGTAGAGGCCGGCTTCACCTGCCCGAACCGCGACGGCCTGCTCGGCACCGGCGGCTGCACTTTCTGCAACAACGCCGGCTTCACGCCCGGCTATCTGGATCGCCGGCAGTCGATCGGCGCCCAGATCGACAACGGCCTCGACTTTCTGCGGCGCCGTTATCCGCGCACCCGCCATCACATTGCCTATTTCCAGAGCTACACCAACACCTACGGCGAATTCGACCGCCTGCGCGCCTGCTACGACGAGGCTCTCGCCCACCCGGAAATCAGCGGCCTGGCCATCGGCACCCGCCCCGACTGCCTGCCCGACCAAGTACTCGATTACCTGGCGGAGCTGGCGCGCGAGCACATCATCGAACTGGAAATCGGCGTCGAATCCTGCAACGACATCGCCCTGCACCGCGTCAATCGCGGCCACGACTTTGCCGCCAGCGCCGATGCCATCCGGCGGGCCGCGGCCCGCGGCCTGGAGGTCAGCGCCCACCTGATCCTCGGCCTGCCGGGCGAAAGCACCGCGAGCATGCTCGACGGCGCCCGGCAGTTGTCAGCCCTGCCCCTGCGCGGCCTCAAGCTGCATCAGCTGGAACTGGTACGCGGCACGGCACTGGCGCGCGAATGGCAGGCCGATCCGGCCACCGTCCAGCTGCTCGGCGAAGACGAGTACATCAGCCTGCTCGCCGATTTCCTCGAACGCCTTTCGCCCGACCTGCTGCTGCAGCGCCTGGGCAGCGAGGTGCCGCCCAAGCTGAAGCTGGCACCGCACTGGAATTTGCGCCTCTACGAACTGGCGCCGCGGGTTTCCGCCGAGCTCGCCCGGCGCGACACCTGGCAGGGTTGCCGCTACCGGCCGGCCAGCCCTCACGCCTGA